A genomic stretch from Setaria italica strain Yugu1 chromosome VII, Setaria_italica_v2.0, whole genome shotgun sequence includes:
- the LOC101777380 gene encoding UDP-N-acetylglucosamine diphosphorylase 1, with translation MCFMDTITCVLSSDIGLPSGKSLFQLQAERILCVQKLAAQSSESPSNTVPIHWYIMTSPFTDAATRKFFETRRYFGLDADQVTFFQQGTLPCISADGRFIMETPYKVAKAPDGNGGVYAALKSKKLMEDMAARGVKYVDCYGVDNALVRVADPTFLGYFIDKGVSSAAKVVRKAYPQENVGVFVQRGRGGPLSVVEYSEMDAAMTTEINQSTGRLRYCWSNICLHMFTLDFLNQVANSLEKDSVYHLAEKKIPSIHGYTTGLKLEQFIFDAFTYSPSTALFEVMREEEFAPVKNANGATYDTPDSAKLMLLRLHSRWVVAAGGFLTHSVPLYMTGVEVSPLSSYAGENLEAICRGRTFHAPSEISF, from the exons ATGTGTTTTATGGATACCATAACTTGTGTTTTGTCCTCAGATATTGGACTTCCATCTGGAAAGTCACTTTTCCAACTCCAAGCTGAACGGATTTTGTGTGTTCAAAAGCTGGCTGCTCAATCTAGTGAAA GTCCGAGTAACACTGTGCCAATCCACTGGTATATAATGACAAGCCCCTTTACGGATGCTGCCACTCGCAAATTCTTTGAAACCCGTAGATATTTTGGCTTAGACGCTGACCAA GTGACATTTTTCCAACAAGGCACACTTCCATGCATTTCTGCTGATggtagatttattatggagacaCCATATAAG GTAGCAAAGGCTCCTGATGGCAATGGTGGAGTTTATGCTG CACTGAAGTCCAAAAAGTTGATGGAAGATATGGCTGCACGTGGTGTGAAATATGTAGATTGCTACGGAGTAGACAATGCACTG GTTCGTGTTGCAGATCCAACATTCTTAGGGTACTTCATTGACAAAGGTGTATCCTCTGCTGCTAAAGTGGTTAGGAAG GCTTATCCACAAGAGAACGTAGGGGTATTTGTTCAACGAGGTCGTGGTGGACCTCTCTCTGTGGTTGAGTACAGTGAAATGGATGCAGCTATGACTACTGAAATTAATCAATCAACAGGGCGCCTTCGCTATTGTTGGAGCAAT ATCTGCCTGCATATGTTCACTTTGGACTTTTTGAACCAAGTGGCAAACAGCCTTGAAAAGGACAGTGT ATATCATCTAGCTGAGAAGAAGATTCCTTCCATCCATGGGTATACAACAGGCCTGAAGCTTGAACAGTTTATATTCGATGCTTTCACTTACTCCCCATCCACAGCACTTTTTGAG gtCATGCGGGAAGAGGAATTTGCACCAGTAAAGAATGCCAACGGCGCAACATATGACACCCCTGATAGTGCGAAACTCATGCTGCTCCGTCTCCATAGTAGATGGGTCGTCGCTGCTGGCGGCTTCTTGACACATTCTGTGCCCTTGTATATGACAG GCGTCGAAGTTTCTCCGCTTTCCTCCTACGCTGGAGAGAACCTGGAAGCAATCTGCCGTGGGCGAACATTCCATGCGCCAAGTGAGATATCGTTTTAG
- the LOC101777788 gene encoding uncharacterized protein LOC101777788 isoform X2, with translation MFYIDPVNGYEFRSLKDVYRYLESGDISQCVTLPNKRKIEDLHTAGDQSDHTGKPSDHTQPDTDVESNEYHIPRGTNTLRNVQREAVRVEASESESIQSGLIEHTPGKAESVTRTGANAEQRPKEKKRKTKPVKGIATPLRSSPRLAALKISQEANNSAPRDELISTNSDITNQSQPKQAQKPRRKSNSSVLPERKDESSSEKFEDKYPSVPNQVQGASVPNSSGDAACQNAPAGAPVLPQQIGQGGTSDNNMPGSALSSLFRHVWSDPCLVFAFRTLMGDIPVLNDTLAYRSSAYDGNRSYFLPPQNLNKGAAPNWSSSAYDGNRNHTQVDHVSLSVPRPSDKFYGSGWFPPQ, from the exons ATG TTCTATATTGACCCAGTCAATGGATATGAATTTCGCTCTCTTAAGGATGTGTACCGCTATCTTGAATCTGGAGACATCAGTCAATGTGTTACATTGCCAAACAAGAGAAAAATTGAGGACCTGCATACTGCAGGGGACCAATCTGATCAT ACAGGGAAACCATCAGATCACACACAACCGGATACTGATGTTGAGTCCAATGAATATCATATACCAAGAGGTACGAACACACTGAGAAATGTCCAAAGGGAAGCTGTTCGAGTTGAAGCTTCAGAGTCCGAGAGCATCCAATCAGGCTTGATAGAACACACTCCAGGAAAAGCTGAATCTGTTACTAGGACAGGAGCGAATGCGGAGCAGAGACCCAAGGAAAAGAAACGCAAAACTAAACCTGTCAAAGGGATTGCTACACCTCTTCGATCATCACCTCGTTTAGCTGCACTGAAGATTAGCCAGGAAGCAAACAATAGTGCGCCAAGAGATGAACTTATCAGCACAAATTCAGACATCACCAATCAGTCACAACCAAAGCAAGCCCAGAAACCTAGGCGAAAGTCTAATTCCTCTGTACTTCCTGAGAGGAAAGATGAAAGCTCCTCAGAAAAGTTTGAAGACAAGTACCCTTCAGTTCCCAATCAAGTTCAAGGAGCATCAGTCCCTAACTCTTCAGGAGATGCTGCATGCCAGAATGCACCAGCTGGGGCACCTGTTCTGCCACAACAAATTGGACAAGGTGGAACATCTGATAATAATATGCCTGGATCAGCCCTGTCATCGCTATTTCGACATGTCTGGTCAGACCCATGCCTTGTGTTTGCGTTCAGGACTCTGATGGGTGATATCCCTGTTCTAAATGACACTCTAGCATATCGATCTTCAGCTTATGATGGAAACAGAAGCTACTTTCTTCCACCACAGAATCTGAATAAAGGGGCGGCACCCAACTGGTCCTCTTCGGCTTATGATGGTAACAGAAACCACACACAAGTCGATCATGTTAGTCTCTCAGTGCCAAGGCCATCAGATAAGTTCTACGGCAGTGGTTGGTTCCCTCCGCAGTGA
- the LOC101777788 gene encoding methyl-CpG-binding domain-containing protein 13 isoform X1, producing the protein MADGKYEPAGEGLPDGWLKECRPRKNRNGSRIKGDMFYIDPVNGYEFRSLKDVYRYLESGDISQCVTLPNKRKIEDLHTAGDQSDHTGKPSDHTQPDTDVESNEYHIPRGTNTLRNVQREAVRVEASESESIQSGLIEHTPGKAESVTRTGANAEQRPKEKKRKTKPVKGIATPLRSSPRLAALKISQEANNSAPRDELISTNSDITNQSQPKQAQKPRRKSNSSVLPERKDESSSEKFEDKYPSVPNQVQGASVPNSSGDAACQNAPAGAPVLPQQIGQGGTSDNNMPGSALSSLFRHVWSDPCLVFAFRTLMGDIPVLNDTLAYRSSAYDGNRSYFLPPQNLNKGAAPNWSSSAYDGNRNHTQVDHVSLSVPRPSDKFYGSGWFPPQ; encoded by the exons ATG GCTGATGGCAAGTACGAGCCTGCTGGAGAGGGGTTACCTGACGGTTGGTTGAAAGAATGCAGACCTAGAAAGAATCGAAATGGATCTAGAATCAAGGGTGACATG TTCTATATTGACCCAGTCAATGGATATGAATTTCGCTCTCTTAAGGATGTGTACCGCTATCTTGAATCTGGAGACATCAGTCAATGTGTTACATTGCCAAACAAGAGAAAAATTGAGGACCTGCATACTGCAGGGGACCAATCTGATCAT ACAGGGAAACCATCAGATCACACACAACCGGATACTGATGTTGAGTCCAATGAATATCATATACCAAGAGGTACGAACACACTGAGAAATGTCCAAAGGGAAGCTGTTCGAGTTGAAGCTTCAGAGTCCGAGAGCATCCAATCAGGCTTGATAGAACACACTCCAGGAAAAGCTGAATCTGTTACTAGGACAGGAGCGAATGCGGAGCAGAGACCCAAGGAAAAGAAACGCAAAACTAAACCTGTCAAAGGGATTGCTACACCTCTTCGATCATCACCTCGTTTAGCTGCACTGAAGATTAGCCAGGAAGCAAACAATAGTGCGCCAAGAGATGAACTTATCAGCACAAATTCAGACATCACCAATCAGTCACAACCAAAGCAAGCCCAGAAACCTAGGCGAAAGTCTAATTCCTCTGTACTTCCTGAGAGGAAAGATGAAAGCTCCTCAGAAAAGTTTGAAGACAAGTACCCTTCAGTTCCCAATCAAGTTCAAGGAGCATCAGTCCCTAACTCTTCAGGAGATGCTGCATGCCAGAATGCACCAGCTGGGGCACCTGTTCTGCCACAACAAATTGGACAAGGTGGAACATCTGATAATAATATGCCTGGATCAGCCCTGTCATCGCTATTTCGACATGTCTGGTCAGACCCATGCCTTGTGTTTGCGTTCAGGACTCTGATGGGTGATATCCCTGTTCTAAATGACACTCTAGCATATCGATCTTCAGCTTATGATGGAAACAGAAGCTACTTTCTTCCACCACAGAATCTGAATAAAGGGGCGGCACCCAACTGGTCCTCTTCGGCTTATGATGGTAACAGAAACCACACACAAGTCGATCATGTTAGTCTCTCAGTGCCAAGGCCATCAGATAAGTTCTACGGCAGTGGTTGGTTCCCTCCGCAGTGA